GGCCGGCGCGGCGCTCAACGCGGCCCTCTACTCCTACGTCAGCGCGGTGATGCTGCTCGACGCGGCCGGCCTGGAGCGGCTGCGCTTCTGGACCGTCGGGTCGCTGGCCAGTGCCGACACCGCCACCGTGCTGCGGGTGCTGCCGTTCATCGCGGCCGGGCTGCTGGTGGCGCTGGCCTCGGCCCGTCCGCTCAACGCGCTCGCCCTCGGCGACGACGCCGCGCAGTCCCTGGGTGCCCGCCCGGCCCTGGCCCGCACGGCGGTGATCGTCGCCATCACCCTGCTCTGTGGCGCCGCCACGGCCGCCTGCGGGCCGATCGTCTTCGTCGGGCTGCTCGTGCCGCACCTGGTGCGCGCCCTCACCGGGCCCGACCTGCGCTGGATGCTGCCGTACTGCGCGCTGCTCGCCCCGGTGCTGCTGCTCGGCTCCGACGTGCTCGGCCGGGTCATCGGTCGCCCCGGTGAACTCCAGGTCGGGCTGGTCACCGCGGTGCTCGGCGGCCCGCTCTTCCTCTGGTTGGTGACGCGGACGAGGACGGCCCGCCCATGATCGTGATTCGCACCCCCGGCCGGCTCTCCCTGCGGCTGCATCCACGCGCCCTCGCCGTCGGCACCGCCTGCCTGCTGCTCGCGCTCGCCCTCGGCGTGCTGGCCGTCGGCCACGGCGACTACCCGATGTCCCCCGCCGACGTGCTGCGCACGCTGACCGGTGGGGGAAGCCCCGCCGAGGAGTTCATCGTCACCGAGCTGCGACTGCCCCGGCTGGTCACCGGGCTGGCCGTCGGCACCGCGCTCGGCCTGGCCGGCGCGGTGTTCCAGTCGCTGGTCCGCAACCCGCTGGGCAGCCCCGACATGCTCGGCTTCACCCAGGGCGCGGCGACCGGCGCGCTCGTCGTGGTGGCCGTCGGCGGCAGCAGCGCCGCCCTCGCCGGCTCCGCGGCCCTCGGCGGCATCGTCACCGGCCTGCTCATCTACCTGGTCGCCTGGCGCCGAGGCGTGCACGGCTACCGGCTGGTCCTGGTCGGCATCGGCATGTCGGCGATCCTCACCGGCGTCAACGGTTACCTGATGACCCGCGTACCGCTGATGAGCGCCTCCCGGGCGATGCTCTGGCTCACCGGCAGCCTGGACGGCCGCGGCTGGTCCGACGCCGCGCCGCTGCTGGCCGCCCTCGCGGTGCTGGTGCCGGTGCTGCTCGCCTGCGGCCCGGCGCTGCGGATGACCGAGCTGGGCGACGACGCCGCCAGCGGCCTGGGGGTGCACGTGCAGCGGCTGCGGATGCTGCTGCTCGCCGGGGCCGTGCTGCTGGTCGCCCTGTCGGCGGCCGCCGTCGGCCCGGTGCCGTTCGTCGCGCTGACCGCCCCGCACCTGGCCCGGCGGCTGACCCGGGCACCGGGGGTCAACCTGCTGCCCGCGGCGGCCATGGGCGCGCTGATCACCGTCGCCGCCGACCAGGTGGCGCTGCGCGCCCTGCCCGGCCAGCTGCCGGTCGGCGTGGTGACCGGCGTGATCGGCGGCGGCTACCTGGTCTGGCTGCTGGCCACCGAACGCCGGGCGGGCCGACTGTGAGAATCTTCGACGAGAACGGAGCGACCAGCATGCCGACCTCCCGGCTCGGTGGCAGCGAGCTGCGGCTCGCCTACGACCGGCGGATCGTCGCCGAGGACCTGACCGTCGCGGTGCCCGACCGCTCCTTCACGGTCATCATCGGCCCGAACGCGTGCGGCAAGTCCACCCTGTTGCGGGCACTGTCGCGGCTGTTGAAGCCGGCCGCCGGGTCGGTGCTGCTCGACGGTGAGGACATCCACCGGCGCCCGGCCCGCGCGGTGGCCCGGACGCTCGGGCTGCTGCCGCAGTCACCGATCGCCCCGGACGGCATCGGCGTGGCCGAGCTGGTGGCCCGGGGCCGCTACCCGCACCAGGGCCTGCTGCGGCAGTGGTCGCGCGACGACGAGCGGATCGTCACCGAGTCGATGACCGCCACCGGCGTCGACGACCTCGCCGACCGGCTGGTCGACGAGCTGTCCGGCGGCCAGCGGCAGCGGGTCTGGCTGGCCATGGCGCTGGCCCAGCAGACTCCCCTACTGCTGCTGGACGAGCCGACCACCTACCTCGACATCGCCCACCAGGTCGAGGTTCTCGACCTCTGCGCCCGGCTGCACGAGGAGCAGGGCCGCACCCTCGTCGCGGTGCTGCACGACCTCAACCACGCCGCCCGCTACGCCACGCACCTGATCGCGATGCGCGGCGGGCGGGTGGTCGCCGCCGGCGAACCCCGGCAGATCGTCACCGCCGACCTGGTCGAGGAGGTCTTCGGCCTGCCCTGCCGGGTCATCGACGACCCGGAGACCGGCACCCCGCTGGTGGTCCCGGCGGCCCGCGCCCGCGCCGGTACGGTGACCCCGTGAGCACCCGCCGCTACCGCGACGACTACGGGATCCCCCACCTGCGCGCCGACGACCACGGATCGCTGGCGTTCGCCCAGGGCCGGGTCACCGCGCTCGACCGGGCCTGGCAGATCGAGGTGGAGCGGCACCGCTCGCAGGGCAGTTCCGCAGCCTTCCTCGGTGCCGACGCCGTGGCGTGGGACAGCTTCGCCCGCCGCGCCCGGCTGGACGACACCGCGCGGCGCTGCCACGCCGCCCTCGACCCGGCCACCGCCGACTGGGTGGGCCGCTACGTCGACGGCGTCAACGCCGGGCTGGCCGCCGGTGCGGCTCGGGCGCCGGAGTTCGCCGCCACCGGCCTGGCCCCCGGCCGCTGGCAGCCGTGGACTCCGCTGGCGCTCTGGCTCACCCACCACGTGCTGTTCGCCGGATTCGGCACCAAGCTCTGGCGCGAGCAGGTGGCCCGCCGGCTCGGCCCGCAGGCGGCCGGACTGTTCGCCGCGGACGCCCAGGTCACCTCGGGCAGCAACGGCTGGCTGCTCACCGCCGACCGCACCGCCGGTGGCGCCGCCCTGATCGCCGGTGACCCGCACCGGTTCATCGAGGCACCCGGCATCTACCAGCAGATCCGCCTGGCCTGCCCGGAGTACGACGTCCTCGGCCTGGCCGTGCCCGGCGTGCCGGGCGTGGCGCACTTCGGCCACGCCGGCGACGTCGCCTGGGCCATCACCAACGCGATGGCCGACTACCAGGACGGCTACGCCGAGCGGCTGCGCCGCCGGGGCGACCTGGTCGAGGCGTACGGCCCGGACGGGTGGCGGCCCGCGCACCGGCACGTCGAGACGATCGAGGTGGCCGGGGCCGCGCCGGTCGAGGTCGAGGTAATCGAGACAGAGCGGGGGCCGCTGATCGCCGGTGGCCCCGACGACGACCCCGCCGTCACGGTCAGCCTGCGGTACCCGCCCCGGGTCACCGCCGACCTCGGCTTCGCCGTGCTGCCGGCGCTGCTGCGGGCGCGTACCGTCGATGATCTCGACGCGGCCCTGGACGGCTGGGTCGAGCCGGTCAACGTGGTGCTCGCCGCCGACACCGCCGGTGGATTGCTGCATCGGGTCGCCGGCCGGGTGCCCCGCCGCCACCCCGACAACGGCCTGCGGGTGGTGCCCGCCTGGGAGGCACGCCACGCCTGGCAGGGCTGGCACCCGATGCCGAAGGTCCCGATCGACCAGGTGGCGGTGATGGCCAACGAACGCGGCATCGCCGCGCCGTTCGGCGTGGAGTTCGCGGCGCCGCACCGGGCCGACCGGATCCGCCACCTGCTCGACGGGGCCACCGACTGGCGCGCCGACCAGCTGTCGTCCGTGCACACCGACACCTACCTGCCCGCCGCCGGGCCGCTGCTCGACCTGATCGCCAAGGTGGAAGGGCTCGACGGCCCCGCCGCCGCGCTGCGCGAGCGCCTGCTGGCCTGGGACCGCACGATGGCCGCCGACAGCGCCGACGCCGCGACCTTCGCCGACCTGCGGGCGGCCGTGGTACGCCGGCTCGCCGCCCACCCGACGCTGGCGCCCCTGGCCGAGCCGGCGGACTACCCGGAGGTGTTCCGGCCGTGGCTGGCCCTGCTGCCCCGGGTCGGGTACGCCGTGACGCCCCTGCTGCACGCCGACCTGCCCGGCCTGGACCGGACCGCCCTGCTGCGCGAGGCCCTGACGGAGGTCGCCGCCGCCGGCGACGCCCGCCGCTGGGGCGAGCGGCACCGGCTCGCGCCCTGGCGGGCACTGCCCGACCCGGACGCGCCACCGGGGCCCCCGCTCTCCGGCGACCACGACTGCGTGCTGTCCACCTCCAGCGTGCCCGGGGTCACCGACCTGTGCCTACGCGGCCCGGCGGCCCGCTACGTGTGGGACCTGGCCCGGCGGGAGAACAGCCGGTGGGTGGTGCCGTTCGGCGCCACCGGTGCCGGGCCGCACCGCGACGACCAGCTGCCGCTCTGGCTGCGCGGTGACCTGATACCGGTGACCTGCGACTGGGACCGGCTGACGGAGGAAGACGATGACTGACCGGCACCACTACGAGCGGCACGTGCCCCGGTTCGGCGTGGTCACGTTCCGGCCGGTCGACCCGGACGCCGACGCCGACGTGATCCACTCGTGGGTCAGCCAGGAACGGGCGCGGTTCTGGGGGATGCGCGACGCCGACCGGGACCGGGTCGCGGAGATCTACCGGTACGTGGACTCGCTGCCCACCCACCACGCGTACCTCACGCTGCGCGAGGGCGAGCCGGTGGCGCTGTTCCAGACGTACGAGCCGGAGCACGACCCGGTCGGCGAGTGCTACCCGGTACGCCCCGGCGACCACGGCGGCCACCTACTGATCGGCACTCCGGTGCGGCCCGAGCCGGGCTTCACCGGAACCCTGCTGGGCGAGTTCATCGCCTTCGTCTTCACCGACCGCCGCCGACTGCGGCTGGTGATGGAGCCGGACGCCCGCAACGACCGGGCGATCGTCCGGCTGCGGCGCGCCGGCTTCGTCGACGGCCCGCTGATCGACCTGCCGGACAAGCGGGCCCGGCTGATGTTCCTCGACCGCGCCGCCCTGCCGGGCGCCGCCAACCCTCCGCGGTAGGAGAGCAACGCGCTGCGGGCCCTCGCTCTGGTCTCGCGTTTCGAGAACAGTTTGGACGCCGCTGGCGTGCGTCGGGCACAGTCGGACCGTGGCAAACCCCATCACCGTACGTCATCGCTCCATGGATGAGATCATGCAAGGGCTGCACCTCGTGCGGCGTTCCCCGCGCGGTGTCGGCACCCTGGCACTGGCCGTACGTCGGCCGGCCGTCGACGCCCGGGAGGTGCTCTCCGAGGCCGAACTGGACCCCGATGCCGGGCTGATCGGCGACAGCTGGAGTCAGCGGTCCAGCTCGCGGACGGCCGACCGGTCACCGCACCCCGACATGCAGCTGAACGTCATCAACTCCCGTTTCGTCGAGCTGATCGCGGGCCCTGATCGGAACGCCTGGGCGCTCGCCGGGGATCAGCTCTACCTCGATCTCGACCTGAGCGTCGACGCCCTGCCAGCCGGTGCACGCCTGGCGATCGGCGACCGGGCGGTCATCGAAGTGACCGACCAGCCGCACACCGGCTGTGCCAAGTTCGCCGCCCGGTTCGGACGCGACGCCCACAAGATCGTCTGGACCGAGGAGGGCAAGCAACTGCGGCTGCGCGGCCTCAACGCCCGGGTGGTCGTCGGCGCAACGATCAAGGCAGGCGACACCGTACGGCAGCTCCCTTGATCCCGACGAATCGGGGCACACCTGGCACGGCAGATCAGTGCGTTATGTCGCGACGATAAGTGCAAGTCACCCGGTCTCTTCGGGACGCCACGCAGGCGCGAAGAGGGCGCAAGATCCGCACAGTTTCAGGGATACTGCTGCCTCAACTCCGCCCGAGGCAGCAGTATCAGGGAAGTTGCGCGGATCATGAACCCGGGCCGGGACGTTTTGTCACCGGTGCGCTGCGGTGGGGCTCCATCTACCGGTCAGATCGACGTCAGCTCATGCAGCCGGGCGCCAGTCTGCGGTGATGGTGGCAATGCCAGCGGTTACCGCCTCCGGGTCGACGAGTTGATGCAAGTGTCCGCCGGGCACCTCCGCGACGCGCCAACCTCGCGTCCGTGCCTCCCGGGCCAGGCGGTCGTACGGCGGCCCGAACAACAGATATCCGCATGGCCGACGGTCCCAATCCGCGGGCACAGGGAACTGCTGCTCGTAGTAGCTCAACGGGAGCCGGGGCTGCTCGGCCGCGACCATCGATCTGGTCTGGGGGTCGGGAAACAGCGGTGCGACGATGCTCTCCTCCCACCATGTCGTCCACTGCGGCAACCGGTCCCGCGTCGCTATCGACCGCAGGTGGGCCAGCCGTTCGGGTGACGCGGCAGGCGTCGGACCGCGCAGCGAGGGCAAGCTGGCGTCGACGAACAAGCAGCCCGCGACCGGACGCCCGACCGCCGGCACGACGACCGGAACCAACGGGCCAGCGTTGCTGTGGGCAACCAACACGATCGGCTGGCCCGGCGGTAGGTGGGAGACGCCGTCGTTGACAGCGGCGCCGATCCGTGGCCAGAACGGCGGGTCGTCGACATCGGCCACGTGAACCAACGACGGCACGACCGTCGTCGTGCCCCGTGTCCTCAGGTTGGCCGCCACCGGAGCCCAGGTCAGCGGACCCAGCAGCAAGCTGTGCAGCAGTACGAACGCCGGCTTCACCCGTCCACCATCCACGAAGACGCCTGGCCGCCGCCACCCGGCCGCCTCGCCGATGACAGGACGTGCGCGTTTAGCGCACGAGTTCCCGGCCGCCCGCCAGTGACAGGGTCTGCCCGTTGATGTGGCCATTGGCTGCCGAGGCCAGATAGGTGATCGCGGTAGCTATGTCTTCGGGAGTGCAGATGCGGCCGGTCGGGGTCTTCTCCGATTCGGCCGCGACCGCTTTCGGGCCCAGGAACGGAGCATTCAACACCTTGTCGGTGAGGGTGAAGCCGGGGCGGACGATGTTCGTCAGAATGCCATGGCGGGCCTCCCTGACGGCGAGCACTCGTGCGGCGGTCTCGATCGCTCCCTTCGCGGTGGCATAGGCGAGCGGCCCGGCCATGGGTTGCTCGACGATGTCGGTCGAGACGACAACGACGCGCCCCCAGCCGGCGGCGCGCATGGCCGGTAGGGCCGCGTCGATCAGAGCTGCGGGGCCGACCGTGTTGACGGCCAGCGAGGTGGTGAGGCCGTCGATCTCGTCGGCCTCGAAAGAGGGCCACTGCACGGCGTTGGCGATCAGGACAGAGATCGGCCCGAGACGTTCGGTGATCTGGTCGATGACGCCCTGCACGGTGACGAGGTCGCCCTGGTCCAGGTGGACGGCGCAGGCTCGGCCGCCTGCCTCCGTCACGGCGTCGACGACGTCCATGGCGCCGTCGCGGTTGGTATGCCAGGACACTGCGACGGAGGCGCCTTCGGCAGCCAGGTGCAATGCGGCGGCTCGGCCGATGGCGCCGGAAGCGCCGGTGACGAGGGCGACCTTGTTCGACAGACCGGTTTCCATCACACTCCCATAGTCGGCTATAAGTTAGCCGACTATGGATCAGGGATGGATGGCTTGTCAACTCGTACACTGCCCAGGTGGAACTCGCGGATGTCCTGGCCACCAACAAGGCCCTGGTCAAGGTGGCCAAGCTGTACCGGAGTGCCCAGGCCGACGTCCTGGCCGGGCTCGCCCTGCACCCCGGGCAGGACGTCTTGCTGTGGATGCTGGGGCAGGAGCCCGACGGCATGACGGTCTCCGAGGTCGCCGCTCGCCTCGGCGTGGAGCAGCCGACCGTGACGCGCAGCCTCAGTCGTCTCGAGCACGGCGGCTGGTTCGTCAGGAGGTCCGTGCCGGGCGATCGGCGCGCCACCCGCATCGTGTTGACCGACAAGGGTCGGACCGGCATCTCGGAGATCGAATCGGCCTGGCGCACCCTCGCCGAGACCGCAACAGCCGGAATGGCGAACGATCAACGGGCCGCGTTGGTCGAACTCCTGGAAAAGGTGCGCGGAAACCTTCTCACCCTAGCCATCGAAACCGACTGACCGGACTCCCCACCCCGCAACATCCTGAGTACGCGGGCGGATGCGCGTCTCCCACGGTCTCGGCCGAGACGGGCACGAGATGGCGCGCGAGGTGCGACAGAGATCCGGATGCTGTGGCGCTTCGTGTCAGAGATCGACGCGCTGCTCGACCGCTGCAGGATCGTTCGCCTCGCCGAAGCGGAGCACCGCGTGCGCCGGCCGCGCGGGAAAGGCCCGCAGGTGAGGTTCCATCGCGGCGAAAAACGACTCGCGTCGGGGCCGTACGCGTACAGCACCGCTTCGCCGGCACCGAGTTCGTCGCCGTCGATTTCCCCGACAGCCGCTGATTCGATTGCAGCGGTCAACCGTTTCGCAAGACCGCGTACCGCCTCGCGTTCCTCCCGCGTACCGAACTCGTCGCCCGACAGCGGAAGACACACGATGACAGCATGCTCCGACGAACCCATACGTTCTCCCGACCACTACTCGGCGCACCAGACGCGACCGCCGACGTTAGCCCGCCTTGATGACCGCTTCGAGGTGAGGCTCGACGAGGGCCAGTACTGCTTGGTGTGTGGCCGCGTCGGCCGAGACTATGAAGCCACGTCCGGCGTTCAGCGGGTTACCCGCCAGGTCGCTGATTGCGCAGCCTGCCGCCTCGGCGATTGCGATCCCGGCCGCGAAGTGGAGGTTCTCGCGGAAGGTGCCGTCGGAGACGTACGCCGCCCTTCGGCCGGCTGCGACCCAGGCCACGCCCAGCGTGGAGGAGATGACGCGGGGCCCGTAGGCACCGCGCAGGTGAGGATCATGCACGAGTTGTCCACCGACGAACGGACGGTCGAGCGGGCCGTCGCAGTTGATCTCGATGAGACCAGAGACCGCAGACGGAGCCAGCGGCCGGTCCCTGCCGTAGGCGCGCAGGCAGGCAGCCGACCCGTCGGTCCAGAAGACCTCGCCGGCGATCGGATCGGTGGAGGCAGCGGCACGGCCTATCCCGTCTTGGAGTAGCGCGACGTTGACTGCGACCAGAGGGGTGGTGGCGGCGAAGTTCAGAGTGCCGCAGAGGGGGTCAATGAGCCAGCGTCGTCTCGCTGCCTCGGAGTCAGCGCCCCCGGTTTCCTCGCCGGTGCATGGGTCTGCGGGGCGATGACGCGCCAGGACCCTTACGATCGCAGCCTCGGCATCGAGGTCCGTGTTGGTGGCGAAGTCAGTCGCAGACTTCGCGAAGCGGACGTGGTCCGCACCGTAGTTCCGAACGACCACCTCGGCTCCTGCGAGAGCTGCCGCGATGGCAACCTCAGCATCAGTCAGGGTCATGAGGCGACCCTAGCCACCTGCTACGCCGCGACCCGGAGCGCCAGGACTGCGGCGGTACCGAGGTCAGCTCAGCAGGCCGATAGACGACTGGGTCACCGAACGCATCCTGGCATGGGTCCGGATCCATCTCGCGAGCTGACCGCCCGGTGACCCCGCCATACCGGCAGAGGGCTGTCAGACTGAGGCGTTCGGTTCGGTCGGAAGCGAGTGATGATGAGGCAGCCAACACTGTTCCTGACTGTGGGGCTCCCCTGCACCGGGAAGACCACCGCCGCTCGGCGCATCGAGATCGATCACGAAGCAGTTCGTCTCACGAAGGACGAATGGGTGAAGGCTCTCTACGGGGACGAGAATCCGCCATCGGCGGGGGACGTGATCGAAGGACGACTCATCGAGATCGGGCTGCGCGCCCTCGAACTGGGCAACAACGTCGTGATCGACTACGGCCTCTGGAGTCGAGACGAGCGCTCCGCGCTCCGCCAGGCGGCAGCCGACCTGGGCGCGACGG
This is a stretch of genomic DNA from Micromonospora sp. WMMD1082. It encodes these proteins:
- a CDS encoding iron chelate uptake ABC transporter family permease subunit, whose protein sequence is MESPPHETPPRSTAPPRHRRAALRASGLLVAALALLAVTVLSITVGAKPIPLPDVWQALTDRDAAEYAVVRQLRLPRTLLGLLAGTALGVAGAAMQALTRNPLADPGLLGINAGAAAAIATATALFGVGGGTGQVWFALLGAAAVTVGVYAVGGGRTATPARLALAGAALNAALYSYVSAVMLLDAAGLERLRFWTVGSLASADTATVLRVLPFIAAGLLVALASARPLNALALGDDAAQSLGARPALARTAVIVAITLLCGAATAACGPIVFVGLLVPHLVRALTGPDLRWMLPYCALLAPVLLLGSDVLGRVIGRPGELQVGLVTAVLGGPLFLWLVTRTRTARP
- a CDS encoding iron chelate uptake ABC transporter family permease subunit: MIVIRTPGRLSLRLHPRALAVGTACLLLALALGVLAVGHGDYPMSPADVLRTLTGGGSPAEEFIVTELRLPRLVTGLAVGTALGLAGAVFQSLVRNPLGSPDMLGFTQGAATGALVVVAVGGSSAALAGSAALGGIVTGLLIYLVAWRRGVHGYRLVLVGIGMSAILTGVNGYLMTRVPLMSASRAMLWLTGSLDGRGWSDAAPLLAALAVLVPVLLACGPALRMTELGDDAASGLGVHVQRLRMLLLAGAVLLVALSAAAVGPVPFVALTAPHLARRLTRAPGVNLLPAAAMGALITVAADQVALRALPGQLPVGVVTGVIGGGYLVWLLATERRAGRL
- a CDS encoding ABC transporter ATP-binding protein — its product is MPTSRLGGSELRLAYDRRIVAEDLTVAVPDRSFTVIIGPNACGKSTLLRALSRLLKPAAGSVLLDGEDIHRRPARAVARTLGLLPQSPIAPDGIGVAELVARGRYPHQGLLRQWSRDDERIVTESMTATGVDDLADRLVDELSGGQRQRVWLAMALAQQTPLLLLDEPTTYLDIAHQVEVLDLCARLHEEQGRTLVAVLHDLNHAARYATHLIAMRGGRVVAAGEPRQIVTADLVEEVFGLPCRVIDDPETGTPLVVPAARARAGTVTP
- a CDS encoding penicillin acylase family protein — translated: MSTRRYRDDYGIPHLRADDHGSLAFAQGRVTALDRAWQIEVERHRSQGSSAAFLGADAVAWDSFARRARLDDTARRCHAALDPATADWVGRYVDGVNAGLAAGAARAPEFAATGLAPGRWQPWTPLALWLTHHVLFAGFGTKLWREQVARRLGPQAAGLFAADAQVTSGSNGWLLTADRTAGGAALIAGDPHRFIEAPGIYQQIRLACPEYDVLGLAVPGVPGVAHFGHAGDVAWAITNAMADYQDGYAERLRRRGDLVEAYGPDGWRPAHRHVETIEVAGAAPVEVEVIETERGPLIAGGPDDDPAVTVSLRYPPRVTADLGFAVLPALLRARTVDDLDAALDGWVEPVNVVLAADTAGGLLHRVAGRVPRRHPDNGLRVVPAWEARHAWQGWHPMPKVPIDQVAVMANERGIAAPFGVEFAAPHRADRIRHLLDGATDWRADQLSSVHTDTYLPAAGPLLDLIAKVEGLDGPAAALRERLLAWDRTMAADSADAATFADLRAAVVRRLAAHPTLAPLAEPADYPEVFRPWLALLPRVGYAVTPLLHADLPGLDRTALLREALTEVAAAGDARRWGERHRLAPWRALPDPDAPPGPPLSGDHDCVLSTSSVPGVTDLCLRGPAARYVWDLARRENSRWVVPFGATGAGPHRDDQLPLWLRGDLIPVTCDWDRLTEEDDD
- a CDS encoding GNAT family N-acetyltransferase, with the protein product MTDRHHYERHVPRFGVVTFRPVDPDADADVIHSWVSQERARFWGMRDADRDRVAEIYRYVDSLPTHHAYLTLREGEPVALFQTYEPEHDPVGECYPVRPGDHGGHLLIGTPVRPEPGFTGTLLGEFIAFVFTDRRRLRLVMEPDARNDRAIVRLRRAGFVDGPLIDLPDKRARLMFLDRAALPGAANPPR
- a CDS encoding MOSC domain-containing protein, producing MDEIMQGLHLVRRSPRGVGTLALAVRRPAVDAREVLSEAELDPDAGLIGDSWSQRSSSRTADRSPHPDMQLNVINSRFVELIAGPDRNAWALAGDQLYLDLDLSVDALPAGARLAIGDRAVIEVTDQPHTGCAKFAARFGRDAHKIVWTEEGKQLRLRGLNARVVVGATIKAGDTVRQLP
- a CDS encoding alpha/beta hydrolase; this translates as MKPAFVLLHSLLLGPLTWAPVAANLRTRGTTTVVPSLVHVADVDDPPFWPRIGAAVNDGVSHLPPGQPIVLVAHSNAGPLVPVVVPAVGRPVAGCLFVDASLPSLRGPTPAASPERLAHLRSIATRDRLPQWTTWWEESIVAPLFPDPQTRSMVAAEQPRLPLSYYEQQFPVPADWDRRPCGYLLFGPPYDRLAREARTRGWRVAEVPGGHLHQLVDPEAVTAGIATITADWRPAA
- a CDS encoding SDR family oxidoreductase; the encoded protein is METGLSNKVALVTGASGAIGRAAALHLAAEGASVAVSWHTNRDGAMDVVDAVTEAGGRACAVHLDQGDLVTVQGVIDQITERLGPISVLIANAVQWPSFEADEIDGLTTSLAVNTVGPAALIDAALPAMRAAGWGRVVVVSTDIVEQPMAGPLAYATAKGAIETAARVLAVREARHGILTNIVRPGFTLTDKVLNAPFLGPKAVAAESEKTPTGRICTPEDIATAITYLASAANGHINGQTLSLAGGRELVR
- a CDS encoding MarR family transcriptional regulator, yielding MELADVLATNKALVKVAKLYRSAQADVLAGLALHPGQDVLLWMLGQEPDGMTVSEVAARLGVEQPTVTRSLSRLEHGGWFVRRSVPGDRRATRIVLTDKGRTGISEIESAWRTLAETATAGMANDQRAALVELLEKVRGNLLTLAIETD
- a CDS encoding inositol monophosphatase family protein; this encodes MTLTDAEVAIAAALAGAEVVVRNYGADHVRFAKSATDFATNTDLDAEAAIVRVLARHRPADPCTGEETGGADSEAARRRWLIDPLCGTLNFAATTPLVAVNVALLQDGIGRAAASTDPIAGEVFWTDGSAACLRAYGRDRPLAPSAVSGLIEINCDGPLDRPFVGGQLVHDPHLRGAYGPRVISSTLGVAWVAAGRRAAYVSDGTFRENLHFAAGIAIAEAAGCAISDLAGNPLNAGRGFIVSADAATHQAVLALVEPHLEAVIKAG
- a CDS encoding ATP-binding protein translates to MRQPTLFLTVGLPCTGKTTAARRIEIDHEAVRLTKDEWVKALYGDENPPSAGDVIEGRLIEIGLRALELGNNVVIDYGLWSRDERSALRQAAADLGATVELRYFELTPAEQRRRLDQRQAEAPHTTWPMFDEELVEWAASIEVPTQGELDGSEPIDDPPAGFATWDEWRGHRWPPSVS